In Paludibaculum fermentans, the genomic stretch GAGTCGGCCCGGCATGCGTTCCTGCGCGACAAGCTGAAGGACGTGCTGATGGCCGAACTCGACGAGACCTATATCAACGGCACGATGGAGCACCGTCTGCCGCACAACCTGAACATCAGCTTCGCTTACGTCGAAGGCGAAAGCCTGCTGATGGGCATCAACGACATTGCGGTCTCCAGCGGTTCGGCCTGCACCTCAGCCACGCTCGAGCCCAGCTATGTGCTCAAAGCCCTGGGCGCTGGTGATGATTTAGCCCACTCCTCCATCCGCTTCGGCATCGGCCGGTTCACGACGGAAGAGGAAGTGGACTACACGGCGGCCAAGGTGATCGATGTGGTTCGCAAGCTGCGCGAACTGTCGCCTCTCTACGATATGGTCAAGGAAGGCATCGATCTCAGCAAAGTCGAATGGAGCGCCCATTAATCGGCGCGCGGTTGTCACCAGACGGGGCAGTACAGAATCCAATAGGTAAGGGGCTTCGATACTCAAATGGCTTACAGCGATAAAGTTCTCGATCACTACAACAATCCGCGCAATGTGGGCAACCTCGACAAGAAGGACCCCAATGTCGGTACCGGTCTGGTCGGCGCGCCCGAATGCGGCGACGTCATGAAGCTCCAGATCAAGGTGAACCCGGAAACGGGCGTCATCGAAGATGCCAAGTTCAAGACCTTTGGCTGCGGCTCGGCCATCGCCAGTTCGTCGCTGGCCACCGAGATGCTCAAGGGCAAGACGGTCGACGAAGCTCTGCAGATCAAGAACACCTTGATTGTCAATGAGTTGAGCCTGCCGCCCGTGAAAATTCACTGTTCCGTGCTGGCTGAGGATGCCATCAAGGCAGCGATCACCGACTACAAGGCAAAGTCGGTCACCCCGGCCGCGGTCCAAACAGCGTAATCTGAGGAGAGGGGCCCCGGTCACAGCGGCCGCCGGCCCCAAATTTCGCAAATGGCAGTTTCTATGTCCGCGATTCAAGTTACTCCCAAAGCGGTTGAAAAGATTCGTAGCGCGTTCGCCAAGCAGAACGTGGATGGTGGTTTGCGCCTGGGCGTCCTGGGCGGCGGGTGCTCCGGCCTCAGCTACCAGTTCAAGTTCGAGACGAAGCCCCGCCCCACCGACCAGGTCTTCGACTTCGATGGAGTGCAGGTCTTCGTCGACCCCAAGAGCATGGTGTTCCTCGACGGCATGATCCTGGACTATAAGGAGTCGTTGATGCAGTCCGGCTTCGCCTTCGACAATCCCCATGCGACCAAGAGCTGTGGTTGCGGGTCGTCGTTCTCGGCGTAATGGACAACCATCACAACTGCTGGCACTGCGGCACGCCCGACGCCGGTTCGATCTTCTGCCGTTACTGCAATAGCCTGCAGGCGCCGGTGCCGAATTACTTCGAGTTTTTCGGAATGCCGCTGAAGCTGTCCGTGGATCTGGCACGACTGCAGAAGCAGTTCTATTCCCTCAGCGGACTGCTGCACCCGGACCGCTATACACGCCGCAGCGAGCAGGAAAAACGCTACTCGCTCGAAGCCTCCTCCATCCTGAACGACGCCTACCGGGTGCTGCGCGATCCCATCCAACGCGCCGAGTACGTATTGAAGGAAGCCGGCTTCGACATCGGCGAGCAGCGCTCCAAGGATGTTCCGCCCGAACTACTGGAAGAGGTTTTCGAGCTGAACATGGCGCTGGACGAGCTGCGCATGGGCGACGACGAGGTTTTGCCCCAGCTCGACGAGTCCCGCAAACGGTTTCTGGACATTCTCGTTGAGATGGACGCAGGTCTTGAGGCGGAGTTCCAGAAGCACGATGTACAGGAAGGCGATGAAGCGCGCCGCGCCGTGCTCGCGGAGATCCGCATGACTCTGAACCGCCGGCGCTACATCAAGAATCTCGTCAACGAAGTAGATAAGCTGCTGACGGCACGCAACGCCTGAAGGCGGACTGCCGCGGCGACAGGCTGCGGGAACGGGCAATACCATGAGCACTTTTCAAATCGACTTCTCCAACATCAACAGGAAGCGCATTGTCGGCATCGACCTGGGCACCACCAATTCTCTCGTGGCCTTCATGGACCTGACGGGCCCGCAGGTCATTCCAGGCGCCGACGGCAGTGTGCTCGTGCCCAGTATTGTCAGTCTGGCCGATGACGGTAGTTTCGTGGTGGGCGACGCCGCGCGGCAACTGCTGATCGACCGGTCGGACCGTACCGTCTACTCCGTGAAGCGCCTGATGGGCCGAGGAGCCGCCGATGTTCAGGAAGAGACCAGCCTTTTCCCGTTCCGGATCGCTGAGGGCAGCGAGCAGGTCATCCGCCTCGCCCTGGGGGGCCGCCAGTTCACTCCGCCGGAGATTTCAGCCCAGGTGTTGCGGGAACTGAAGCAGCGCGCTGAGGCCTATCTCGGAGAAGAGGTGACGCAGGCGGTCATCACCGTCCCGGCCTACTTCAACGATGCGCAGCGGCAGGCGACCAAGGATGCCGGCCGCATCGCTGGCCTGGAAGTGCTGCGCCTGGTGAACGAACCCACGGCGGCGTCGCTGGCTTACGGGCTGGACAAGCGCAACGACGGCGTGGTGGCGGTCTATGATCTCGGCGGCGGCACGTTCGACATTTCGATCCTGCGCCTGCACGAAGGCATCTTCGAGGTGTTGGCCACGAACGGTGACACCCACCTGGGCGGCGACGATATCGACAACCGCCTGCTGGCCATTGCCCTGGAAGAGATCGCCTCCGAGTGGGGCGAGGATATTTCACGGAATGGCGAAGCGGTGCAAACCGTGCGCCGCGCCGTCATCGAAGCCAAAGAGCGGCTGTCGTTCCTGCCGCTGACGGCGATCGATGTCGACTTCAAGGGCCGCAAGTATCAGCGCGAAATGACGCGCGAGATCTTCGAGCAGATCATCAAGGACATTGTGGACCGCACGTTGGGTCCGTGCCGCCAGGCGATGCGCGACGCCGGCCTGGAGCCTGAGGGCATCGACGAAGTGGTCATGGTGGGCGGCTCGACCCGCATCCCGCTGGTGCGCTCGGCGGTCTCGACGCTGTTCCGCGCCAAACCGCACACTGAACTGAATCCCGACGAAGTAGTCGCGTTGGGCGCCGCCGTGCAGGCTGCCATTCTCTCCGGAGACGTGCAGGACAAGCTGCTGCTCGACGTGACGCCTTTGTCCCTGGGCATCGAGACGATGGGCGGGGTCGTCAGCAAGCTCATCCATCGCAACTCGACCATTCCGGCCTCCGCCACCGAAGTGTTCACGACCTCAGTGGACGGCCAGCAGAACGTGCTCATTCATGTGCTGCAGGGCGAACGCGAACTGGTAAAGGATTGCCGGTCGCTGGCGCGCTTCGACCTGAAGGGTATCGATCCCATGCCAGCGGGCATGGCCCGGATCGAGGTACGGTTCCTCATCGACGCCAACGGCATCCTCAGCGTCAGCGCACGCGACCTGCGCAGCGGCACCGAGCAGAGCGTGGAAGTGAAGCCATCCTACGGCCTCACCGACGAGCAGGTGGAAGCGATGATCCTCGAATCGTACGAGAAGGCGGAGGAAGACTTCGCTGCCCGGCAGGTACGAGAGGCTCGCGTGGAAGCGGACACCATCCTGTCGGCGGTGGACAAGGCCCGCGCCAGCGACGCCTGGATTGACCTGACCGACGAGGAACGGTCCGCCGTGGATCTGGCGCTCAACGAACTGCAGATGGTGTATCACGGCGAGGATCACACCCTGATCCGCAACCGCATTGAGAACCTGGATGGCTCCACGCGCAAGCTGGCCGAGAACATGATGAACACCGCCGTCCGCGCGGCGCTGAAGGGGACCAAGATCTAGCCATGACCTGGACTGACTTCGAAGACATCGGAATCGCGCTGTTCGAACAGAACCCCGAACTCGACCCGCTCACCGTTCGGTTTACAGACCTGCATAAAATGGTGACCAGCCTGGAAGGTTTCGACGACGACCCGGAGAAATCTAACGAGGCGAAACTCGAAGCGATTCAGATGGCGTGGCACGAAGAATATACGGACAATCAGTAGTTCTATTGAGTTGCACAGTCTGTGGTCTGTTCGCGCAGACGCCTGACCCTGCCCAACTCCTGGAAGAAATGCATGCCGCCGAACTCGCCAACCGGGTTCAGGCGGCTCGTTTCGTTTACACAGAAGACATCCGTTACAAGGAAACCCTACCTGAGGGCGGACTGCGCGGCTCGAACTGGGTGACCTACGAAGTCACTTTTCTCGAGGGCGAACCGTATAGCCGCCGGGTCGCCATTCAGGGCGAACCGCTCCCTGCTGCCCAGGCGGAGGCAGAGGAAAACCGTCTCCGGAAAGTGGAACTGTTCCGGCAGCAAACCCCTTTCGAGGAACGCCGGCGCCATTACTTCGCGGCCGAGGAGAACCGGTTCAAGATCGACACGGTGCTGGTGCTCCGCTACCACCAGGCCCGGTTTCTGGGGGAGCAACCCATCCAGGGCCGCGAGGCCTGGGTGGTGGAAACCCGGCCGCGGCGCAGCGCACCGAAGCCAAAGGGACGGGGCGAGAGCAGTCTCGTCATGCGGATCCGCTACTGGATTGATAAGCAGACCCACATGCCTATCCATCTCGAGGCGGAATGGCTGCGCGACTTTGACGGCGCACCCAGGGGCGCTACCGTCGTGGTGGACAGAATCGCCGTGGATGGCGCCTGGCTGCAGCAGCATATCGTCGTGCGAGGACGCCGCAAGGCAGGCAAGGTCTATTTCACTTACGAGAACGACCAGCGCTATTCGAACTTCAAAAAGTTCCACGCGGACGCCAAACTGCTGCTGGACGACCGCGAACCTCACTAAGCCGAACCGGCCTAAGCCGGCTGGCTCTTCTTCGCAAGTGAACCGGACTCCGGTTCGGGCCGGCCGGTCCGGCCCAGAATCCGGTAAAGCGTGGCGCGCCCGATGCCCAGGATCTCCGCGGCCTTCGTGCGATTGCCTTGCACCCGGTCGAGCACTTCCTGCACGTAGCGGCGCTCCACTTCTTCCAGCGGAA encodes the following:
- a CDS encoding HesB/IscA family protein yields the protein MSAIQVTPKAVEKIRSAFAKQNVDGGLRLGVLGGGCSGLSYQFKFETKPRPTDQVFDFDGVQVFVDPKSMVFLDGMILDYKESLMQSGFAFDNPHATKSCGCGSSFSA
- the hscB gene encoding Fe-S protein assembly co-chaperone HscB; its protein translation is MRVVVLGVMDNHHNCWHCGTPDAGSIFCRYCNSLQAPVPNYFEFFGMPLKLSVDLARLQKQFYSLSGLLHPDRYTRRSEQEKRYSLEASSILNDAYRVLRDPIQRAEYVLKEAGFDIGEQRSKDVPPELLEEVFELNMALDELRMGDDEVLPQLDESRKRFLDILVEMDAGLEAEFQKHDVQEGDEARRAVLAEIRMTLNRRRYIKNLVNEVDKLLTARNA
- the iscU gene encoding Fe-S cluster assembly scaffold IscU, giving the protein MAYSDKVLDHYNNPRNVGNLDKKDPNVGTGLVGAPECGDVMKLQIKVNPETGVIEDAKFKTFGCGSAIASSSLATEMLKGKTVDEALQIKNTLIVNELSLPPVKIHCSVLAEDAIKAAITDYKAKSVTPAAVQTA
- the hscA gene encoding Fe-S protein assembly chaperone HscA, with the protein product MSTFQIDFSNINRKRIVGIDLGTTNSLVAFMDLTGPQVIPGADGSVLVPSIVSLADDGSFVVGDAARQLLIDRSDRTVYSVKRLMGRGAADVQEETSLFPFRIAEGSEQVIRLALGGRQFTPPEISAQVLRELKQRAEAYLGEEVTQAVITVPAYFNDAQRQATKDAGRIAGLEVLRLVNEPTAASLAYGLDKRNDGVVAVYDLGGGTFDISILRLHEGIFEVLATNGDTHLGGDDIDNRLLAIALEEIASEWGEDISRNGEAVQTVRRAVIEAKERLSFLPLTAIDVDFKGRKYQREMTREIFEQIIKDIVDRTLGPCRQAMRDAGLEPEGIDEVVMVGGSTRIPLVRSAVSTLFRAKPHTELNPDEVVALGAAVQAAILSGDVQDKLLLDVTPLSLGIETMGGVVSKLIHRNSTIPASATEVFTTSVDGQQNVLIHVLQGERELVKDCRSLARFDLKGIDPMPAGMARIEVRFLIDANGILSVSARDLRSGTEQSVEVKPSYGLTDEQVEAMILESYEKAEEDFAARQVREARVEADTILSAVDKARASDAWIDLTDEERSAVDLALNELQMVYHGEDHTLIRNRIENLDGSTRKLAENMMNTAVRAALKGTKI
- the iscX gene encoding Fe-S cluster assembly protein IscX, whose product is MTWTDFEDIGIALFEQNPELDPLTVRFTDLHKMVTSLEGFDDDPEKSNEAKLEAIQMAWHEEYTDNQ
- a CDS encoding LolA-like protein, translated to MSCTVCGLFAQTPDPAQLLEEMHAAELANRVQAARFVYTEDIRYKETLPEGGLRGSNWVTYEVTFLEGEPYSRRVAIQGEPLPAAQAEAEENRLRKVELFRQQTPFEERRRHYFAAEENRFKIDTVLVLRYHQARFLGEQPIQGREAWVVETRPRRSAPKPKGRGESSLVMRIRYWIDKQTHMPIHLEAEWLRDFDGAPRGATVVVDRIAVDGAWLQQHIVVRGRRKAGKVYFTYENDQRYSNFKKFHADAKLLLDDREPH